In Actinoplanes sp. NBC_00393, a single genomic region encodes these proteins:
- a CDS encoding MFS transporter: MTHRAGGQRALIAVVQVLGMAVWFSASAVVPALREQWHISATAAVWLTASVQLGFVVGAVTSTALNLADRVRAHLLMALCAALAAACTGVFAVAVDGLAAAVPLRFLTGVFLAGVYPVGMKLTASWAPPARRGLAFGVMIGALTLGSALPHLIGGLGDLPWRAVMAAAAGCTAAGALVSVALVREGPQFAHAAPAAPHPGYALTMFGQRGPRLVNLGYFGHMWELYALWTWLPSFLIAGAAARTGREDADVSLVAFLAIGVAGLAGCLGGGWAADRFGRSRAGVAALVVSGACCLLSPLFFTAPPAAVVALGVIWGAAAVADSGVFSTSLSEVADERYVGTALTAQTAIGFALTVITIQLVPVVAGAVGWRWAFWLLVPGPLVGATAMRAFGRRPVRA, translated from the coding sequence ATGACGCATCGGGCCGGCGGACAGCGTGCGCTGATCGCTGTCGTTCAGGTTCTCGGCATGGCGGTGTGGTTCTCCGCATCCGCCGTGGTGCCGGCGTTGCGCGAACAGTGGCACATCAGCGCCACGGCGGCGGTGTGGCTGACCGCCTCGGTGCAGCTCGGCTTCGTGGTCGGCGCGGTCACCTCGACCGCGCTGAACCTGGCCGACCGGGTGCGGGCTCATCTGCTGATGGCGCTCTGCGCGGCACTGGCGGCTGCGTGCACCGGAGTGTTCGCCGTCGCGGTGGACGGCCTCGCCGCCGCCGTCCCGTTGCGGTTCCTCACCGGTGTCTTCCTGGCCGGGGTCTACCCGGTCGGCATGAAACTGACCGCGTCCTGGGCGCCGCCGGCCCGGCGCGGTCTGGCGTTCGGCGTCATGATCGGCGCGCTCACCCTCGGCTCGGCCCTGCCGCACTTGATCGGCGGACTGGGCGACCTGCCGTGGCGGGCCGTGATGGCCGCCGCAGCCGGCTGCACGGCGGCCGGCGCGCTGGTGTCGGTCGCACTGGTCCGCGAGGGCCCGCAGTTCGCCCACGCGGCGCCGGCGGCGCCGCATCCGGGGTACGCCCTGACGATGTTCGGCCAGCGCGGTCCCCGGCTGGTCAACCTGGGCTACTTCGGGCACATGTGGGAGCTGTACGCGTTGTGGACGTGGCTGCCCAGCTTCCTGATCGCGGGAGCCGCGGCCCGCACCGGCCGCGAGGACGCCGACGTCAGCCTGGTCGCGTTCCTGGCGATCGGCGTCGCCGGGCTGGCCGGGTGCCTGGGTGGCGGCTGGGCGGCGGACCGGTTCGGGCGGTCCCGGGCCGGGGTCGCCGCCCTGGTGGTCAGCGGCGCCTGCTGCCTGCTGTCCCCGTTGTTCTTCACCGCCCCGCCGGCCGCCGTGGTGGCGCTCGGCGTGATCTGGGGCGCCGCGGCGGTCGCTGACTCCGGCGTCTTCTCCACGTCGCTGAGCGAGGTCGCCGACGAACGCTACGTCGGAACCGCCCTGACCGCGCAGACGGCCATCGGCTTCGCGCTGACCGTGATCACCATCCAGTTGGTTCCGGTGGTGGCCGGGGCGGTCGGCTGGCGCTGGGCGTTCTGGCTGCTCGTGCCGGGCCCGCTGGTCGGTGCGACGGCGATGCGGGCGTTCGGCCGCCGTCCGGTCCGCGCCTGA
- a CDS encoding glycoside hydrolase family 3 N-terminal domain-containing protein: MRKMRVIAALIVAVAAGAVAAPAPSAAAVLPYQDPSLPVADRVTDLLGRMTLDDKLGQMLQAERAKVSPAQLTQSRLGSVLSGGGSAPSPNTPAGWADMYDAYQRAALATPLQIPMIYGIDAVHGNNNVYGSTIFPHNIGLGATRDAGLAERIGRATADEVTGSGLDWTFAPCVCVARDDRWGRTYESFGEDPALVTTMTSVIDGLQDGPAPVLATAKHYLGDGGTTGGVDQGNTQLSEAELRAIHLPPFRAAVERGVGSVMISFSSWNGLKLHAHQYLITDVLKGELGFTGFTVSDWAAVDQIDGRPGFTQAEVVTAVNAGLDMLMVPEDWQTFLGHLRAAASAGQIPISRIDDANRRILTKKFEYGLFENPYADRSYATTVGSTTHRALAREAVRKSQVLLKNSGNVLPLAKTGGKIFVAGKNADDIGNQSGGWTLSWQGASGNTVPGTTILQGIRAAAGSGSTVTYSRDGSGIDGTYRAAVAVIGETPYAEGEGDRPNGFGLDSADQAVLTRLRAAGVPVIVVLVSGRPLDIAGQIGNWDALLAAWLPGSEGAGVADVLFGDYAPTGRLPVTWPASAGQEPINQGDGKTGLFAYGYGLSYADQPADTAAPSVPGTPVASAVTATGATLSWAASTDTGGSGLDGYDVYRDGTLIASTAGAGYTVSGLTAATSYVFTVRARDKAGNRSAASGPLTVTTPAGPGENGGCRVTWTTNDWSTGFTGTVTVANTGAAALNPWTLRWTFTAGQTVTQAWSARVTQSGATVTAVGEPWNATLAAGASLSFGFNGASSGSNPRPTSFTLNGTACTMS, translated from the coding sequence ATGCGAAAGATGCGCGTGATCGCCGCCCTCATCGTCGCCGTCGCGGCCGGCGCCGTCGCAGCCCCCGCGCCGTCGGCCGCCGCCGTCCTGCCCTACCAGGACCCGTCGCTCCCGGTCGCCGACCGGGTCACCGACCTGCTCGGCCGGATGACGCTCGACGACAAGCTCGGCCAGATGCTCCAGGCGGAGCGGGCCAAGGTCTCCCCCGCCCAGCTCACCCAGTCCCGGCTGGGTTCGGTGCTCTCCGGCGGCGGCTCGGCGCCCTCCCCGAACACCCCGGCCGGCTGGGCCGACATGTACGACGCGTACCAGCGCGCCGCCCTCGCCACCCCGCTACAGATCCCGATGATCTACGGCATCGACGCGGTGCACGGCAACAACAACGTGTACGGCTCGACGATCTTTCCGCACAACATCGGCCTGGGCGCCACCCGCGATGCCGGGCTCGCAGAACGAATCGGCCGAGCCACCGCCGACGAGGTCACCGGCTCCGGTCTGGACTGGACCTTCGCGCCCTGCGTCTGCGTCGCCCGCGACGACCGCTGGGGCCGCACCTACGAGTCGTTCGGCGAGGACCCGGCGCTGGTCACCACGATGACCAGCGTGATCGACGGGCTGCAGGACGGTCCGGCCCCGGTGCTCGCCACCGCCAAGCACTACCTCGGCGACGGCGGCACCACCGGCGGGGTGGACCAGGGCAACACCCAGCTCAGCGAGGCCGAGCTGCGGGCGATCCACCTGCCGCCGTTCCGGGCCGCGGTCGAGCGTGGTGTCGGCTCGGTGATGATCTCGTTCAGCAGCTGGAACGGGCTCAAGCTGCACGCCCACCAGTACCTGATCACCGACGTGCTCAAGGGCGAGCTGGGCTTCACCGGGTTCACCGTGTCGGACTGGGCCGCGGTCGACCAGATCGACGGGCGGCCCGGCTTCACCCAGGCCGAGGTGGTCACCGCGGTCAACGCCGGCCTGGACATGCTGATGGTCCCCGAGGACTGGCAGACCTTCCTCGGTCACCTGCGCGCGGCGGCGAGCGCCGGCCAGATCCCGATCTCGCGCATCGACGACGCGAACCGGCGCATCCTGACCAAGAAGTTCGAGTACGGGCTCTTCGAGAACCCGTACGCCGATCGCTCGTACGCCACCACCGTCGGCAGCACCACCCACCGCGCCCTGGCCCGCGAGGCGGTACGCAAGTCGCAGGTCCTGCTCAAGAACAGCGGCAACGTGCTGCCCCTTGCCAAGACCGGCGGCAAGATCTTCGTGGCCGGTAAGAACGCCGACGACATCGGCAACCAGAGCGGCGGCTGGACGCTGAGCTGGCAGGGCGCCAGCGGCAACACCGTCCCCGGCACGACGATCCTGCAGGGCATCCGCGCCGCGGCCGGCAGCGGCAGCACCGTCACCTACAGCCGGGACGGCAGCGGCATCGACGGCACCTACCGGGCGGCGGTCGCGGTGATCGGCGAGACCCCGTACGCCGAGGGCGAGGGCGACCGGCCGAACGGGTTCGGGCTGGACAGCGCCGACCAGGCCGTGCTGACCCGTCTGCGCGCGGCCGGGGTGCCGGTGATCGTGGTGCTGGTCTCCGGCCGCCCGCTCGACATCGCCGGGCAGATCGGGAACTGGGACGCGCTGCTCGCCGCCTGGCTGCCCGGTTCCGAGGGGGCCGGCGTCGCCGATGTGCTGTTCGGCGACTACGCGCCGACCGGGCGGCTGCCGGTGACCTGGCCCGCGTCGGCCGGCCAGGAGCCGATCAACCAGGGCGACGGGAAGACCGGGCTTTTCGCGTACGGATATGGCCTGTCCTATGCCGACCAGCCGGCCGACACCGCCGCGCCCAGCGTGCCCGGCACCCCGGTCGCGTCCGCGGTGACCGCGACCGGCGCCACGCTGAGCTGGGCCGCCTCGACCGACACCGGCGGCAGCGGGCTGGACGGTTACGACGTCTACCGCGACGGGACGCTGATCGCCTCCACCGCCGGCGCCGGCTACACGGTGTCCGGGCTGACCGCAGCCACCAGCTACGTCTTCACCGTGCGCGCCCGGGACAAGGCCGGCAACCGCTCCGCCGCGTCCGGTCCGCTGACCGTGACCACCCCGGCCGGACCGGGCGAAAACGGCGGATGCCGGGTCACCTGGACCACCAACGACTGGAGCACCGGCTTCACCGGCACGGTCACGGTGGCCAACACCGGCGCGGCCGCGCTGAACCCGTGGACGCTGCGGTGGACGTTCACCGCCGGGCAGACCGTGACCCAGGCCTGGTCGGCGCGGGTCACCCAGTCCGGCGCCACGGTCACCGCGGTCGGCGAGCCGTGGAACGCCACGCTGGCGGCCGGCGCGTCGCTGAGCTTCGGATTCAACGGCGCATCCTCGGGCAGCAACCCGCGTCCCACCTCGTTCACGCTCAACGGCACGGCCTGCACCATGTCGTAA
- a CDS encoding non-ribosomal peptide synthetase, translating to MSRPMSLAQQGVWFTERAGDASTAYLLAVTLTVPDPVAPAVLDAAWAAVTGRHPLLAVAVREADGVPALVPAEPRPVAHRTVAAEALQDAVAAELTVGFDLTAGPLARCVALRADDGRTVVLVVAHHLVFDGGSKDVLVADLAKAIAGQPLGVRSRTASSEPVRNEPVPGESVPGESVPGEPAPDRADRIAAARAFWSGRTAPADQVTLPGSADASTSVEPAAEVAVNGTADLDAALTAQAASLGATRFEVLLAAVHALLARYGNATTSVAVDLSTRPPEAAGEIGMWVNELPVTVDVDPEASFAELVRQVRTEARAVYQHRDVPLGRALPGLPPRPALAPVSVSYRRLTGTSADVDWLLLPATIRGALHLRLVDTPEGLIGRLQVPARRRPSAERVAGHLRTLLAAALADPHRPVGDLDLLAPAELALIERMNATTRSRPATTVLDLVRAATQVNPDAVAVSGDDGTLTYAELVTAAHRIGHALRRRGVSSGDLVGLHAHRGVSLVTGVLGILASGAAYLPLDPTYPADRLEFITADAGAKVILDASLSERDGPDTPPVAVDPDGLAYVIYTSGSTGRPKGVEIGHAALLNLVTAMHELIGADPADRWLNLTTLSFDISGLELFAPLTTGGRVVVAGDTAVREGGALGRLIRDAGITHVQATPTSWQMLLDAGWTGAPIIALCGGEALPLPLAQRLRPLVDRLFNVYGPTETTIWSTAAEIPEDPGRVTIGGPIANTTLHVLDGRLRAVPVDVPGELCIGGAGLARAYRGRPELTAERFVTGPGGERLYRTGDRVRLGADGQIEFLGRADDQIKLRGHRIELGEIEQALLGAPGVAQAAVAVRGGELVAYLVGAGEIAPIRAHLAAGLPRYMLPSGYVRLDRLTHTPNGKLDRAALPEPTAAPEPAIEPVTTDLTHTVTGIWREVLRVDRIAPHDTLFDLGGHSLTIMQITARIRNALGVEVPFDVFFDTPTIDGVVSSVEELLQEESA from the coding sequence ATGAGCCGGCCGATGTCCCTCGCCCAGCAGGGCGTCTGGTTCACCGAGCGGGCCGGGGACGCCTCGACGGCGTACCTGCTGGCGGTGACGTTGACGGTCCCGGACCCGGTGGCACCGGCGGTGCTGGATGCGGCGTGGGCCGCGGTCACCGGGCGGCATCCGCTGCTCGCTGTGGCGGTGCGGGAGGCGGACGGTGTGCCGGCGCTGGTGCCGGCCGAACCGCGGCCGGTCGCTCACCGGACCGTTGCGGCGGAGGCTCTGCAGGATGCTGTGGCCGCTGAACTCACCGTCGGCTTCGACCTGACCGCCGGGCCGCTCGCCCGGTGTGTGGCGCTGCGCGCCGACGACGGCCGCACCGTCGTGCTGGTGGTCGCCCACCACCTGGTCTTCGACGGCGGCAGCAAGGATGTCCTGGTCGCCGACCTGGCCAAGGCGATCGCCGGCCAGCCGCTCGGCGTCCGGTCGCGCACCGCATCGAGCGAGCCCGTTCGGAACGAGCCCGTGCCAGGCGAATCCGTGCCAGGCGAATCCGTGCCAGGCGAGCCCGCACCGGATCGTGCGGACCGCATCGCCGCAGCCAGGGCCTTCTGGTCCGGCCGCACGGCACCGGCCGACCAGGTGACCCTGCCCGGGTCTGCGGACGCCTCCACGAGCGTTGAACCCGCCGCCGAGGTGGCCGTCAACGGCACCGCCGACCTGGACGCCGCGCTGACGGCCCAGGCTGCGTCGCTCGGGGCGACCCGCTTCGAGGTGCTGCTCGCCGCCGTGCACGCGCTGCTCGCCCGCTACGGCAACGCCACCACCTCGGTCGCGGTCGACCTGTCCACCCGGCCACCGGAAGCCGCCGGCGAGATCGGCATGTGGGTCAACGAACTGCCCGTGACCGTCGACGTCGATCCGGAGGCCTCCTTCGCCGAGCTGGTGCGTCAGGTGCGCACCGAGGCCCGAGCCGTCTACCAGCACCGCGACGTCCCGCTCGGCCGCGCCCTACCGGGCCTCCCACCGCGACCGGCCCTGGCCCCGGTGTCGGTCAGCTACCGGCGGCTGACCGGAACGTCGGCCGACGTGGACTGGCTGCTGTTGCCCGCGACCATCCGCGGCGCGCTGCACCTGCGGCTCGTCGACACCCCGGAAGGCCTGATCGGCCGGCTGCAGGTGCCGGCCCGCCGCCGGCCCTCCGCCGAACGCGTTGCCGGCCACTTGCGTACGCTGCTCGCCGCTGCCCTGGCCGACCCCCATCGGCCGGTAGGCGACCTGGATCTGCTGGCCCCCGCGGAGCTCGCCTTGATCGAGCGGATGAACGCAACGACCCGGTCCCGGCCCGCCACCACCGTGCTGGACCTGGTCCGGGCAGCCACGCAAGTCAACCCGGATGCGGTCGCGGTGTCCGGCGACGACGGCACCCTGACCTACGCCGAACTGGTCACCGCCGCCCACCGCATCGGCCACGCGCTGCGCCGCCGCGGCGTGTCCTCCGGCGACCTGGTCGGGCTCCACGCCCACCGCGGCGTCAGTCTGGTCACCGGCGTACTCGGCATCCTCGCCTCCGGGGCCGCCTACCTGCCGCTGGACCCCACCTACCCGGCGGACCGGCTGGAGTTCATCACCGCCGACGCCGGAGCCAAGGTGATCCTGGACGCTTCGCTCTCCGAGAGAGACGGACCGGACACCCCACCGGTCGCCGTCGACCCGGACGGACTCGCGTACGTCATCTACACCTCCGGCTCGACCGGACGCCCCAAGGGTGTGGAGATCGGCCACGCCGCCCTGCTGAACCTGGTCACCGCGATGCACGAGCTGATCGGCGCCGACCCGGCCGACCGCTGGCTCAACCTGACCACCCTGTCCTTCGACATCAGCGGACTCGAACTGTTCGCGCCGCTCACCACCGGCGGCCGGGTAGTGGTGGCCGGCGACACGGCAGTCCGTGAGGGCGGCGCGCTGGGCCGGCTCATCCGCGACGCCGGGATCACCCACGTGCAGGCCACGCCGACGAGCTGGCAGATGCTGCTCGACGCCGGCTGGACCGGCGCCCCGATCATCGCGCTGTGCGGCGGTGAAGCGCTCCCGTTGCCGCTCGCCCAGCGGTTGCGCCCGCTCGTCGACCGGCTGTTCAACGTCTACGGCCCGACCGAGACCACCATCTGGTCGACCGCCGCCGAGATCCCGGAGGATCCCGGCCGGGTCACCATCGGCGGCCCGATCGCCAACACCACGCTGCACGTGCTCGACGGCCGGCTGCGTGCGGTACCCGTCGACGTGCCCGGCGAGCTGTGCATCGGCGGCGCCGGGCTGGCCCGCGCCTATCGGGGTCGGCCGGAGCTCACCGCGGAACGGTTCGTGACCGGGCCGGGCGGCGAGCGGCTCTACCGGACCGGTGACCGGGTGCGGCTCGGCGCGGACGGGCAGATCGAGTTCCTGGGCCGCGCCGACGACCAGATCAAGCTGCGCGGGCACCGGATCGAACTCGGCGAGATCGAGCAGGCGCTGCTGGGCGCGCCCGGGGTGGCGCAGGCCGCGGTGGCGGTCCGGGGCGGGGAGCTGGTGGCGTACCTGGTCGGGGCCGGTGAGATCGCGCCGATCCGGGCGCACCTCGCGGCCGGCCTGCCGCGCTACATGCTCCCCAGCGGCTACGTCCGGCTGGACCGGCTCACGCACACACCCAACGGCAAGCTCGACCGGGCGGCCCTGCCGGAACCCACTGCGGCGCCGGAACCCGCGATCGAGCCAGTGACCACGGACCTGACGCACACCGTCACCGGCATCTGGCGCGAGGTGCTGCGGGTCGACCGGATCGCCCCGCACGACACGCTCTTCGACCTGGGCGGGCACTCGCTGACGATCATGCAGATCACCGCCCGGATCCGGAACGCCCTCGGCGTGGAGGTGCCGTTCGACGTCTTCTTCGACACGCCGACCATCGACGGGGTGGTCAGCTCGGTCGAGGAGCTGCTGCAGGAGGAATCCGCATGA
- a CDS encoding DUF3224 domain-containing protein translates to MTTTLETKLEIKSWDEKPYREMPDGTRWTRAEVVLAGTSDQLTEGSFEALMYYRGDGTSTYVSLMSLTGTLDGRHGTVILAGQGTFDGTTARSEFRVIEATGGLSGITGTATSSSTHADYPYMPLTLTYDLG, encoded by the coding sequence ATGACGACGACACTGGAGACCAAGCTCGAGATCAAGTCATGGGACGAGAAGCCGTATCGGGAGATGCCGGACGGCACCAGGTGGACCCGGGCCGAGGTCGTGCTGGCCGGGACGAGCGACCAGCTGACCGAGGGTTCCTTCGAGGCGCTGATGTATTACCGCGGTGACGGGACCAGCACCTACGTCAGCCTGATGTCGCTCACCGGCACGCTCGACGGCCGGCACGGCACCGTGATCCTGGCCGGCCAGGGCACCTTCGACGGGACGACGGCGCGCAGCGAGTTCCGGGTGATCGAGGCGACCGGCGGGCTCTCGGGGATCACCGGCACGGCCACCAGCAGTTCCACCCACGCCGACTATCCGTACATGCCTCTCACGCTGACGTACGATCTTGGCTGA
- a CDS encoding beta-L-arabinofuranosidase domain-containing protein — MSPTRRSLLGVALASAAGSTLLRGAPAAAAELPPARADLGVSAFAFPLGQVRLTAGRLMDNQNRTLNYLRSVDANRLLYVFRANHGVSTGGAAANGGWDAPTFPFRSHVQGHFLTAWAQAWAVLGDTTCRDKANYMVAELAKCQASNGYLSGFPESDITAVENRTLTNGNVPYYCIHKTLVGLLDVWRYIGNTQARTVLLALAGWVDTRTARLTSAQMQAMLGTEFGGMNAVLTDIYQQTGDARWLTVAQRFDHAAVFNPLAANTDQLNGLHANTQVPKWIGAAREYKATGTGRYLDIARNAWNITVGAHTYAIGGNSQAEHFRAPNAIAGYLTDDTCEHCNTVNMLRLTRELWVTDPNRAAYFDFYEQALLNHVIGAQNPASANGHVTYFTPLKPGGRRGVGPAWGGGTWSTDYTTFWCCQGTGVEVNTRLMESIYFYNGTTLTVNLFTPSVLTWSQRGITVTQATTFPASDTTTLTLSGTMSGSWSIRVRIPAWTSGATIAVNGAVQSVAVTPGSYATVTRTWAAGDTITVRLPMRVVMRPANDNPDIQAITYGPAVLAGNYGNTTLSAPPTLTVSSVTRTTATANGATVNLVPFYDAHGFNYTVYWQTTPTVKLVNNATGLVLGIKDMSLVNGGLALTWDDTGTLDHRWVRITDGTAVRFRNLNSGKVLGVENMSTADNARVLQWDDNGTADHRWTLLDQGGGLFKIRNVHSGKLLAVLGGGTARGTQVVQEADNGSADNLWRLI, encoded by the coding sequence ATGTCCCCCACCCGCCGCAGCCTGCTGGGCGTCGCTCTCGCCTCGGCAGCCGGCTCCACTCTCCTCCGCGGCGCCCCGGCCGCGGCCGCCGAGCTGCCACCCGCCCGTGCCGACCTCGGCGTCTCGGCGTTTGCGTTCCCGCTCGGCCAGGTGCGCCTGACCGCCGGGCGGCTGATGGACAACCAGAACCGCACCCTGAACTATCTGCGGTCCGTCGACGCGAACCGGCTGCTCTACGTGTTCCGCGCCAACCACGGCGTGTCCACCGGCGGTGCGGCCGCGAACGGCGGCTGGGACGCGCCGACCTTCCCGTTCCGCAGCCACGTGCAGGGGCACTTCCTCACCGCGTGGGCGCAGGCGTGGGCCGTGCTGGGCGACACGACCTGCCGGGACAAGGCCAACTACATGGTCGCTGAGCTGGCCAAATGCCAGGCTTCGAACGGTTACCTGTCCGGGTTCCCCGAGTCGGACATCACCGCGGTCGAGAACCGCACGCTGACCAACGGCAACGTGCCCTACTACTGCATCCACAAGACCCTCGTGGGCCTGCTGGACGTGTGGCGCTACATCGGCAACACCCAGGCCCGTACCGTGCTGCTGGCGCTCGCCGGCTGGGTCGACACCCGCACGGCCCGGCTGACCAGCGCCCAGATGCAGGCCATGCTGGGCACCGAGTTCGGCGGCATGAACGCCGTGCTCACCGATATCTACCAGCAGACCGGCGACGCCCGCTGGCTGACCGTCGCGCAGCGCTTCGACCACGCCGCGGTCTTCAACCCGCTGGCTGCGAACACGGATCAGCTGAACGGCCTGCACGCCAACACGCAGGTGCCCAAGTGGATCGGCGCGGCCCGCGAGTACAAGGCCACCGGCACCGGCCGCTACCTCGACATCGCCCGCAACGCCTGGAACATCACGGTCGGCGCGCACACCTATGCCATCGGCGGCAACAGCCAGGCCGAGCACTTCCGCGCCCCGAACGCGATCGCCGGCTACCTCACCGACGACACCTGTGAACACTGCAACACGGTCAACATGCTGCGCCTGACCCGGGAACTGTGGGTGACCGACCCGAACCGGGCCGCCTACTTCGACTTCTACGAGCAGGCCCTGCTCAACCACGTGATCGGCGCGCAGAACCCGGCGTCGGCGAACGGGCACGTCACCTACTTCACCCCGCTGAAGCCGGGCGGGCGGCGCGGCGTCGGCCCGGCCTGGGGCGGCGGCACCTGGAGCACCGACTACACCACCTTCTGGTGCTGCCAGGGCACCGGCGTCGAGGTCAACACCCGGCTGATGGAGTCGATCTACTTCTACAACGGCACCACGCTGACCGTGAACCTGTTCACCCCGTCCGTGCTCACCTGGTCGCAGCGCGGCATCACGGTCACCCAGGCCACCACCTTCCCGGCGAGCGACACCACCACGCTGACCCTGTCCGGCACGATGAGCGGCTCCTGGAGCATCCGCGTCCGCATCCCGGCCTGGACCAGCGGCGCCACCATCGCCGTCAACGGCGCCGTGCAGAGCGTCGCGGTCACGCCGGGAAGCTACGCCACCGTGACTCGCACCTGGGCCGCCGGCGACACCATCACCGTGCGCCTGCCGATGCGGGTGGTCATGCGGCCCGCCAACGACAACCCCGACATCCAGGCCATCACCTACGGCCCGGCGGTCCTGGCCGGCAACTACGGCAACACCACGCTCAGCGCCCCGCCCACGTTGACCGTCTCCTCGGTCACCCGGACCACCGCCACCGCGAACGGGGCGACCGTCAACCTGGTCCCGTTCTACGACGCGCACGGCTTCAACTACACCGTCTACTGGCAGACCACCCCCACCGTGAAACTGGTCAACAACGCCACCGGCCTGGTCCTCGGCATCAAGGACATGTCGCTCGTCAACGGTGGCCTGGCCCTGACCTGGGACGACACCGGCACCCTCGACCACCGCTGGGTGCGCATCACCGACGGCACCGCCGTGCGCTTCCGCAACCTCAACAGCGGCAAGGTCCTCGGCGTCGAGAACATGTCCACCGCCGACAACGCCCGCGTCCTGCAATGGGACGACAACGGCACTGCCGACCACCGCTGGACCCTCCTCGACCAGGGCGGCGGCCTCTTCAAGATCCGCAACGTGCACAGCGGCAAACTCCTGGCCGTCCTGGGCGGCGGCACCGCCCGAGGCACGCAGGTGGTCCAGGAGGCAGACAACGGCAGCGCCGACAACCTCTGGCGCCTCATTTAG
- a CDS encoding acyl carrier protein, with protein sequence MTDLHRDLADLVAEASDGQISPSEALAEQESLGQLGLTSLGYVRLIQAVERRYGVVVEPDDDAIVDTVPALAEYLHCHGSAPM encoded by the coding sequence ATGACCGACCTTCACCGGGACCTCGCCGACCTGGTCGCCGAGGCCAGCGACGGCCAGATCAGCCCATCGGAGGCCCTGGCCGAGCAGGAGTCGCTGGGCCAGCTCGGTCTCACGTCGCTGGGCTACGTGCGGCTGATCCAGGCGGTCGAGCGCCGCTACGGCGTCGTCGTGGAGCCGGACGACGACGCCATCGTGGACACCGTGCCGGCACTGGCGGAATACCTGCATTGCCATGGGAGCGCTCCCATGTGA
- a CDS encoding family 43 glycosylhydrolase encodes MPHPAPSRALAVLLTAALLTVVAGQPAHAAEIPSGARSLQSVNLTGQYLRHADYLAGVAAVTSASSAQAKSDATFTVTPGLAGGTGCVSFQAANGMWLRHRDYRLRLEANNGTATFLADATFCVRDGSVAGSVRLESVNYPGRFLRHRDHQVWLDPSTTNPGTFAADSSFRVTAPWTPGRRSPVLKGLYADPNIAYFNGRYYLYPTTDGYASWSGTRFKAFSSADLVNWTDHGTILDVGPQISWASGRAWAPTIAYRNGRYYFYFCADTNIGVVTSTSPTGPFTDPLGKPLVAAGFRSGQMIDPAVFTDDDGQSYLYWGNGSAYAVPLNADMSSFDPARVSTFGLPNFREAPFVVKRNGVYYLSYSVDDTRSENYHVEYATSTSPLGPWTHRGTILSKNLALGVKGPGHHSIVQAPGGDWHIAYHRFAIPAGDGTNREVTVDPLRFNADGTIAPVVPTL; translated from the coding sequence ATGCCCCACCCCGCACCGAGCCGCGCCCTCGCCGTCCTTTTGACCGCCGCCCTGCTGACCGTCGTCGCCGGGCAGCCCGCGCACGCCGCGGAGATCCCCTCCGGCGCCCGATCCCTGCAATCCGTCAACCTCACCGGGCAGTACCTGCGCCACGCCGACTACCTGGCCGGCGTGGCCGCAGTGACCTCGGCCAGTTCCGCGCAGGCCAAGAGCGACGCCACCTTCACCGTCACCCCGGGTCTCGCCGGTGGGACCGGCTGCGTGTCGTTCCAGGCCGCGAACGGCATGTGGCTGCGCCACCGCGACTACCGGCTGCGCCTCGAAGCCAACAACGGGACCGCCACCTTCCTCGCCGACGCCACGTTCTGCGTGCGCGACGGCTCGGTGGCCGGATCGGTACGCCTGGAGTCGGTCAACTACCCCGGCCGGTTCCTGCGCCACCGCGACCACCAGGTGTGGCTCGACCCGTCGACCACCAACCCGGGCACGTTCGCCGCCGACAGCTCGTTCCGTGTCACCGCCCCGTGGACGCCCGGCCGCCGCAGCCCGGTCCTCAAGGGCCTGTACGCCGACCCGAACATCGCCTACTTCAACGGCCGGTACTACCTGTATCCGACCACCGACGGTTACGCCAGCTGGAGTGGCACCCGGTTCAAGGCGTTCTCCTCGGCCGACCTGGTGAACTGGACCGACCACGGCACGATCCTCGACGTCGGGCCGCAGATCAGCTGGGCGTCCGGCCGGGCCTGGGCGCCGACGATCGCCTACCGCAACGGGCGGTACTACTTCTACTTCTGCGCCGACACCAACATCGGCGTGGTGACGTCCACCAGCCCGACCGGCCCGTTCACCGATCCGCTCGGCAAGCCGCTGGTCGCCGCAGGATTCCGCAGCGGCCAGATGATCGACCCGGCGGTGTTCACCGACGACGACGGGCAGTCCTATCTCTACTGGGGCAACGGGTCCGCGTACGCCGTACCCCTCAATGCCGACATGTCCTCGTTCGATCCTGCCCGGGTCTCCACGTTCGGCCTGCCGAACTTCCGGGAGGCCCCGTTCGTCGTCAAGCGCAACGGCGTCTACTACCTGTCCTACTCGGTGGACGACACCCGCTCGGAGAACTACCACGTCGAGTACGCCACCAGCACCTCACCGCTCGGCCCGTGGACGCATCGCGGCACGATCCTGTCGAAGAACCTCGCCCTCGGCGTCAAGGGACCCGGCCACCACTCCATCGTCCAGGCGCCGGGCGGCGACTGGCACATCGCCTACCACCGCTTCGCCATCCCCGCCGGTGACGGCACCAACCGCGAGGTCACCGTCGATCCCCTGCGGTTCAACGCCGACGGCACGATCGCACCGGTCGTCCCCACCCTCTGA